The DNA sequence CAGGGTCGCGTATGCGGATCCCTAATGATAATAAAATAACGCTGGAGATTGTTGACCAAAATCCGGATGCCGCTGATGACTGGATAGTTGAACATGTAGAGGCTGATGATATCGTGATCACCGCGGATATTCCCCTCGCCGCTCGATGTCTGGAGAAAGGGGCGTACGTGCTTGGGTCCACAGGCAGGCCATTTACCGGAGATAACATCGGTTCGGTGCTTGCCACCCGTAACCTGCTCTCCGAACTGCGCGAGTGCGGCGAGGTTACCGGCGGACCTCCGCCATTGGGCAAACGAGACCGTTCACGTTTCCTCGGGCAATTGGACGAAGCAATCAACGCGATCCGCCGCAAGCGAGCATGAAATGAATAAGAAAAATCAAGAACAAAGGCTTTTATTCT is a window from the Candidatus Latescibacter sp. genome containing:
- a CDS encoding YaiI/YqxD family protein; protein product: MCTVPHIFIDADACPVKEEVYRVARRYDLGVTLVAGSRMRIPNDNKITLEIVDQNPDAADDWIVEHVEADDIVITADIPLAARCLEKGAYVLGSTGRPFTGDNIGSVLATRNLLSELRECGEVTGGPPPLGKRDRSRFLGQLDEAINAIRRKRA